One Parageobacillus sp. KH3-4 genomic region harbors:
- a CDS encoding undecaprenyl-diphosphate phosphatase, producing MDIITIIKAIILGMVEGLTEFAPVSSTGHMIIVDDMWLKSQEFLGKYAANTFKVVIQLGSILAVVVVFKERFIDLLGLRGRHRDGQPRLKLMQVIVGLVPAGVLGVLFEDYIDEHLFSTATVLIGLVLGALLMIAADVFAKKAPKAQTVDQITYKQALIVGLIQCLSLWPGFSRSGSTISGGVLAGMSHRAASDFTFIMAVPIMAGASGLSLLKNWQYFTIDALPFFIGGFISAFVFALVSIRFFLKLINQIRLVPFAVYRIVLALVIYIVYF from the coding sequence ATGGATATTATCACGATTATAAAAGCGATCATTTTAGGAATGGTCGAAGGATTAACGGAATTTGCCCCTGTTTCCTCAACGGGCCATATGATTATTGTCGATGATATGTGGCTGAAATCGCAGGAATTTTTAGGAAAATATGCAGCAAACACGTTTAAAGTCGTCATCCAGCTCGGCTCGATTTTGGCGGTCGTTGTCGTGTTTAAAGAACGCTTTATCGACTTGCTTGGGCTGCGTGGCCGCCATCGCGATGGACAGCCGCGCCTGAAGCTGATGCAAGTGATTGTCGGACTCGTTCCGGCAGGAGTATTAGGGGTGTTGTTTGAGGATTATATTGACGAGCACTTATTTTCAACTGCAACCGTGCTGATTGGATTAGTGCTTGGAGCGCTATTGATGATTGCTGCTGATGTATTTGCCAAAAAGGCGCCGAAAGCGCAAACGGTCGACCAAATTACATATAAGCAGGCGCTTATCGTTGGGCTCATTCAATGTTTGTCGTTATGGCCAGGATTCTCTCGTTCCGGTTCGACGATTTCCGGCGGGGTGCTGGCGGGAATGAGCCACCGCGCCGCGTCCGATTTTACGTTCATCATGGCTGTACCGATTATGGCCGGGGCGAGCGGACTGTCTTTACTGAAAAACTGGCAGTATTTTACGATCGACGCTCTGCCATTTTTCATCGGTGGCTTTATTAGCGCGTTTGTGTTCGCGCTCGTTTCGATTCGCTTTTTCTTAAAGCTTATTAACCAAATCCGCCTCGTGCCGTTTGCCGTTTACCGTATCGTCTTGGCGCTTGTTATTTACATCGTGTATTTCTAA
- a CDS encoding UDP-glucose/GDP-mannose dehydrogenase family protein, translating into MDIAVAGAGYVGLVTAACLAEKGHKVACVDVDAGKVAPLQNGKSPIYEPGLEELLKKNRERLLFTTDCVAAYRRADVIIIAVGTPEEPDGSVNLRYVWEAAKQIAETAEKDCVVAVKSTVPVGTGDQVERWIEENRKNPVHIEVVANPEFLSQGTAVKDTLHASRIVLGVESLWAEKVMKEVYDPFALPYVVTDRKSAEMVKYASNVFLALKISYINEIANLCEMVGANIEDVAKGMGMDPRIGGRFLRAGIGYGGSCFPKDTKALRWLAAGCDYELKTVQAAMEVNERQKIKLIEKARTYVDHFRGLEVAVLGLTFKPGTDDIREAPSLANIAVLLEEGANVRVWDPVGMGNARRVFQTEVAYCSTIAEAITNADICFIFTEWQEIRQFDIRQYADLMKTPLVLDGRNCYSLDSAREAGIIYESIGREPVCPAEVRRRLRENADVRNC; encoded by the coding sequence ATGGATATTGCCGTAGCTGGTGCGGGATATGTAGGGCTGGTCACAGCGGCGTGCCTGGCGGAGAAAGGGCATAAAGTTGCGTGCGTGGATGTAGATGCTGGAAAAGTGGCACCTCTTCAAAACGGAAAATCGCCGATCTATGAGCCTGGCTTGGAGGAATTGCTAAAGAAAAACCGCGAGCGGTTGTTGTTTACGACCGATTGCGTGGCGGCGTACCGACGGGCGGACGTTATTATCATCGCTGTCGGCACTCCGGAGGAGCCGGATGGATCTGTGAATTTGCGGTATGTGTGGGAAGCGGCAAAGCAGATCGCAGAGACGGCGGAAAAAGACTGCGTGGTGGCGGTGAAATCGACCGTTCCTGTTGGCACGGGCGATCAAGTGGAACGTTGGATAGAGGAGAATCGAAAAAATCCTGTTCACATTGAAGTTGTCGCGAATCCCGAGTTTTTGTCACAAGGGACGGCGGTCAAAGATACGCTGCACGCGTCGAGAATTGTATTAGGCGTGGAATCTCTATGGGCGGAGAAGGTCATGAAAGAGGTATATGATCCGTTTGCCCTTCCTTATGTCGTGACAGACCGGAAAAGCGCGGAAATGGTGAAATACGCATCCAACGTTTTTCTCGCCTTAAAAATATCCTATATTAATGAAATCGCGAATTTATGCGAAATGGTTGGCGCCAATATCGAAGACGTCGCGAAAGGAATGGGAATGGATCCGCGGATCGGGGGCCGCTTTTTGCGCGCTGGCATTGGTTATGGCGGGTCGTGTTTCCCGAAAGATACGAAAGCGTTGCGCTGGCTTGCGGCCGGTTGCGATTATGAATTGAAAACGGTGCAAGCGGCGATGGAAGTAAATGAAAGGCAAAAAATCAAATTGATTGAAAAGGCAAGAACGTACGTGGACCATTTTCGCGGATTGGAAGTGGCGGTGCTAGGTCTTACGTTTAAGCCGGGAACGGATGATATAAGGGAGGCACCTTCCCTCGCCAATATCGCGGTGCTGCTTGAAGAAGGCGCGAATGTTCGAGTGTGGGATCCTGTCGGGATGGGAAACGCAAGGCGCGTGTTCCAAACGGAAGTTGCGTATTGTTCGACGATCGCAGAGGCGATTACAAACGCGGATATTTGTTTTATTTTCACGGAATGGCAAGAAATCCGGCAATTTGACATCCGGCAATATGCTGATTTAATGAAAACGCCGCTTGTATTGGATGGGCGGAATTGTTACAGTCTGGACAGCGCGCGCGAGGCGGGAATCATTTATGAGTCGATCGGCCGCGAGCCGGTGTGCCCGGCGGAGGTTCGCCGCCGGCTGCGGGAAAACGCGGATGTGCGGAATTGCTAG
- a CDS encoding alpha-amylase family glycosyl hydrolase: MKKCDVMTQVEQKLKEIYGQEYKEEYATAFRSFIERWEAKQWRKNESLSEKNVYLITYGDSIFEKGKPTLDTLHRFLKEQVGDIITDVHLLPMFPYTSDDGFAVTDYRKIHPKLGDWEQIEAMAADYRLMFDFVANHISKSSEWFQRYLADDPKYEHYFIPKDPSFDTSNVIRPRTTPLFHEYQGIHRVKTAWTTFSEDQVDLNFRHFPVLLEMTDILLEYAHKHGASIRLDAIGFIWKESGTSCMHLPQTHAIIQLWRLLLDYFQPNTNIITETNVPHDENIRYFGNGTNEAHMVYQFSLPPLVLYTFTVHHSRKLTEWAKTIDKVSDSATYFNFLASHDGIGMRPTEGILTEEEKQLLVDKVLQNGGKVSYKTDTDGSQSVYELNINYFDALINKGVDVTEQQQVQKMLAAHAILLSVIGVPAIYYHSLLGSRNDYKGLEQSGIPRRINREKLEYNQIVRELQTNSRRRAIFHGLKRMIAIRRTQSAFSPYAPQQVIELGDHVFAVKRTNEQTGDSIYFVVNVTPTEVAVDLGASGEDLWTGEKINKLLRLLPYQFVWVKEKLS; the protein is encoded by the coding sequence ATGAAAAAATGTGATGTAATGACACAAGTAGAACAAAAGTTGAAAGAAATATATGGGCAGGAATACAAAGAGGAATATGCAACGGCATTCCGCTCTTTCATCGAGCGTTGGGAAGCAAAGCAATGGAGAAAAAACGAGTCGCTGTCGGAGAAGAATGTTTATTTAATCACGTATGGTGACAGCATTTTTGAAAAAGGGAAACCGACGTTAGATACACTACATCGATTTTTGAAAGAGCAAGTAGGCGATATCATTACGGACGTCCACTTGCTTCCGATGTTTCCGTATACGTCCGATGACGGTTTTGCAGTGACGGATTATCGGAAAATTCATCCGAAGCTTGGCGATTGGGAACAAATTGAAGCGATGGCGGCGGATTATCGTCTCATGTTTGACTTTGTCGCCAATCATATTTCGAAATCGAGCGAATGGTTTCAGCGGTATTTAGCGGACGATCCGAAATATGAGCATTATTTTATCCCGAAAGATCCGTCTTTTGATACAAGCAACGTCATTCGTCCGCGCACGACACCGTTGTTTCATGAGTATCAAGGGATTCATCGGGTGAAGACGGCTTGGACGACATTTAGCGAAGACCAAGTAGATTTGAATTTCCGCCATTTTCCTGTTTTGTTAGAAATGACTGACATTTTGCTTGAGTATGCACATAAACACGGCGCGAGCATCCGGTTAGACGCAATCGGATTCATTTGGAAAGAGTCTGGTACAAGCTGCATGCACTTGCCGCAAACGCATGCAATTATTCAGTTATGGCGTCTTCTTCTCGACTATTTTCAGCCGAACACGAATATCATTACGGAAACGAACGTGCCGCACGATGAAAATATTCGTTATTTTGGTAATGGGACGAACGAGGCTCATATGGTTTACCAATTTTCTTTGCCGCCACTCGTGTTATATACGTTTACAGTCCATCATTCTCGCAAGTTGACAGAGTGGGCGAAAACGATTGATAAAGTTTCCGACAGCGCTACGTATTTTAACTTTTTAGCGAGCCACGACGGAATCGGCATGCGTCCGACAGAGGGGATTTTGACGGAAGAAGAGAAACAGCTGCTTGTGGACAAAGTATTACAAAACGGCGGGAAAGTGTCGTATAAAACGGACACGGATGGCAGCCAATCTGTATATGAGCTGAATATTAATTATTTTGACGCACTTATCAACAAAGGTGTCGATGTGACCGAGCAGCAGCAAGTTCAAAAAATGCTTGCGGCCCATGCGATTTTGTTATCGGTCATCGGTGTTCCGGCGATTTATTACCACTCTTTGCTCGGCTCGCGCAATGATTATAAAGGGCTGGAACAATCGGGAATCCCGCGCCGAATTAATCGCGAAAAATTGGAGTACAACCAAATTGTTCGTGAACTACAAACGAATTCTCGGCGCCGCGCGATTTTCCATGGGTTGAAACGGATGATCGCCATCCGCCGCACACAATCGGCATTTTCTCCGTACGCCCCGCAGCAAGTGATCGAATTAGGCGATCACGTATTTGCTGTAAAAAGAACGAACGAACAGACAGGCGACTCGATATATTTTGTCGTCAACGTAACACCAACCGAAGTTGCTGTCGATTTAGGAGCAAGCGGGGAAGATTTATGGACGGGAGAAAAAATAAACAAGTTGCTCCGCTTGCTTCCGTATCAGTTTGTGTGGGTGAAGGAGAAATTGTCTTAA
- a CDS encoding glycoside hydrolase family 38 C-terminal domain-containing protein, which translates to MKKKRVYVVPHSHWDREWYFSIEDSNILLSENLDHLLNVLERDESYTAYVFDGQSSIVEEYIKVRPENKERLQKLIQAKRLFVGPWYTQTDSLLVHKESVIRNLLYGTKIAKEMGHSMEIGYLPDIFGQNAYLPSIFRGFGIQFSILQRGIYTDQLHGDVNFIWKSPDGQSVKANHIYLGYGPGKFLSSDREYVQKQLLPMIEKLEEMNKHCDHLLLPAGGDQVLVREHFPKMVAELNGIDPDREYVLSDYETFMRETWADESFHNVIEGELLATEQSRIHHTIRSQRYDIKQMNAIVEHKLLHVLEPLAVIGQTLGLNYPKAWLDQMWKQLFDVHAHDSIGGCNSDETNEAILFRLKKINRMADSLMNVVKKQIARAISNKLGKENIYVFFHTQPRTFSGVVKGVVFTKNPHFQIMTTDGKPVQAEMIAQRHLSGGKKIVVTAEGEKEVALPGYYRTEIQLHVKNVPPLGYCTYEIIEGQTDLEKRVRVEEKWIENDYFAVSYEQGTLMLTDKRSGETIRHFFRLENTGDAGDSYDYSPLEGDEPIYLEKAKLLSVEKGCLTETMVVQHTAKTPANLTERKANVKSSELTVVTTFELRKGEAFVRVRHEVENKMEDHRLRVLLKTPVANPKTSFADQGFSLVERSVDNPYLANWRERNFAEAPVPIYPLENVAGVHDDRFVFAVITKGIKEYEVLSETEEFALTLFRSVGLLGRDDLLWRPGRASGINNQVVYTPDAQLKKKLDFEYAIYAAKEKRDPKRIFALIDAYRGHFASYQLQTLNTLEERLDRFEIPYPIERVPEQFSLLEIDNDAIFMSVCKQAYDDSAIIVRLFNPTSEPQTFTVKSPYVLSIVETNLAEEEICEVTESCRIDAKGYITLKLKVMRDNEKM; encoded by the coding sequence GTGAAGAAAAAACGCGTCTATGTCGTGCCCCATTCTCATTGGGATCGGGAATGGTACTTTTCTATTGAAGATTCGAACATTCTTCTTTCGGAAAATCTTGATCATCTTTTAAACGTTTTGGAACGGGATGAATCGTATACGGCGTATGTATTTGACGGTCAATCATCCATCGTCGAAGAATATATAAAAGTTCGTCCGGAAAATAAAGAGCGGCTCCAAAAGCTTATTCAAGCGAAGCGTCTCTTTGTCGGCCCTTGGTATACGCAAACCGATTCGCTTCTTGTACACAAAGAGTCGGTCATCCGCAATTTGCTTTATGGAACGAAGATTGCGAAAGAAATGGGCCATAGCATGGAAATTGGATATTTGCCGGATATTTTCGGGCAAAACGCATATTTGCCGTCCATTTTCCGCGGCTTTGGCATACAGTTTAGCATTTTGCAGCGGGGGATTTATACGGACCAGTTGCACGGAGATGTGAATTTTATTTGGAAGTCTCCTGACGGTCAATCGGTGAAGGCGAACCATATTTATCTTGGGTACGGACCTGGCAAGTTTTTGTCTTCTGACCGTGAATATGTGCAAAAGCAATTATTGCCGATGATTGAAAAATTAGAGGAAATGAATAAGCATTGTGATCATCTTCTATTGCCGGCAGGCGGTGACCAAGTGCTTGTCCGTGAACATTTCCCGAAGATGGTGGCGGAACTGAATGGCATCGATCCAGACCGGGAGTATGTTTTGTCCGATTATGAAACGTTTATGAGAGAAACATGGGCAGATGAATCGTTTCATAACGTTATTGAAGGAGAATTGCTTGCCACGGAGCAATCGCGTATTCATCATACGATTCGTTCGCAAAGATATGATATAAAGCAGATGAACGCCATCGTCGAGCATAAACTGTTGCATGTGCTCGAGCCGCTTGCGGTCATCGGTCAAACGTTAGGGTTAAACTATCCGAAAGCTTGGCTCGATCAAATGTGGAAACAATTGTTTGATGTGCACGCCCATGACAGTATCGGGGGATGCAACTCGGATGAGACGAATGAGGCGATTCTTTTCCGTTTGAAAAAAATTAATCGCATGGCAGATAGCTTAATGAATGTCGTGAAAAAACAAATTGCGCGCGCTATTAGCAACAAGCTTGGAAAAGAGAACATATACGTTTTCTTCCATACACAGCCGCGGACATTTTCAGGAGTAGTGAAAGGAGTTGTTTTTACCAAAAATCCGCACTTCCAAATCATGACGACAGACGGAAAACCAGTTCAAGCGGAAATGATCGCGCAGCGGCATTTGTCGGGAGGAAAAAAGATTGTCGTTACGGCTGAAGGAGAAAAAGAAGTAGCGCTTCCTGGATATTACCGGACGGAAATCCAGCTTCATGTGAAAAACGTCCCGCCACTTGGATATTGTACGTATGAAATTATCGAAGGACAGACCGATTTAGAAAAACGGGTACGCGTGGAAGAGAAATGGATTGAAAATGACTATTTTGCCGTGTCGTATGAACAAGGGACGTTGATGTTAACCGATAAACGGTCTGGCGAAACGATTCGGCACTTTTTCCGATTGGAAAATACGGGCGATGCGGGCGATTCGTACGATTACTCACCGTTGGAAGGGGACGAGCCGATTTATCTGGAGAAGGCCAAGCTCCTTTCGGTGGAAAAAGGCTGTTTGACGGAGACAATGGTCGTCCAACATACCGCTAAAACTCCTGCGAATCTTACAGAACGAAAAGCAAACGTGAAATCAAGTGAACTAACGGTGGTGACTACGTTCGAGCTGCGCAAAGGGGAAGCGTTTGTGCGAGTCCGCCATGAGGTGGAAAACAAGATGGAAGACCATCGTCTGCGCGTGCTGTTAAAAACACCAGTGGCTAATCCGAAAACATCGTTTGCTGACCAAGGATTCAGCTTAGTCGAGCGTTCGGTCGACAATCCGTATTTGGCGAATTGGAGAGAACGAAACTTCGCTGAAGCGCCAGTACCGATTTATCCGTTGGAGAACGTGGCGGGAGTGCATGATGATCGTTTCGTATTTGCCGTGATCACAAAAGGGATAAAGGAGTATGAAGTGTTAAGCGAAACGGAAGAATTTGCCTTAACGCTATTTCGCAGCGTCGGATTGTTAGGAAGAGATGATTTGTTATGGCGGCCAGGTCGGGCTTCGGGAATTAATAACCAAGTCGTTTATACGCCAGATGCGCAGTTGAAAAAGAAGCTTGACTTTGAATATGCGATTTACGCGGCGAAGGAAAAACGAGACCCGAAACGAATTTTTGCGCTTATCGACGCTTACCGCGGTCATTTTGCGTCCTATCAATTGCAAACGTTGAACACATTGGAAGAGCGGCTTGACCGCTTTGAAATTCCGTATCCGATCGAGCGGGTGCCAGAACAATTTTCATTGTTGGAAATTGATAACGATGCTATCTTTATGAGCGTTTGTAAACAGGCGTATGATGATTCAGCGATTATTGTGCGTCTCTTTAATCCAACATCGGAGCCGCAAACATTTACGGTAAAAAGCCCGTATGTACTATCCATTGTCGAGACAAATTTAGCGGAAGAAGAGATATGCGAAGTGACTGAAAGCTGCCGCATAGACGCGAAAGGATATATTACATTGAAGTTAAAGGTGATGAGAGACAATGAAAAAATGTGA
- a CDS encoding fructose-specific PTS transporter subunit EIIC encodes MELKTMTKEELILFDIDLSRKEEVIRTLVDALFESGILSSKEAFFQAVMKRENVSPTGLERGLAIPHGKSSAVKKAAFAVARLAKPVEDWESIDPNNKVRLVFLLAIPETEAGTTHLNVLSELSLRLMDANYLDRLMKAKTAKEFMEALDQAKQPSARDDAAYEKTVLAVTACATGIAHTYMAAEALEKAGRELGIRVLTEKQGANGIQDEFTADIIEKADGVIFATDVAPKKVGRFAGKPYVQTRVADPLKNAKGLIEKVLHQPDGVVEAQSDEVMQTGGDKKGGIWPEMAQAVLTGISYMIPVIVAAGLMMGSAKLGAMPFGLVNEIGDVKYATHSNELLVILHHLDQFGGMIFKFMYPVFAAFVAYAIADRVGLVSGFIGGAFAAGLHYTFWGIENGVPSGFFGALILGLVAGYISRFLNEHIKLSKNFQAMKPMLIIPAISVLAIFFLNFYVVDPVFGGLNELLRNLIESAQDSGELILSAIIAAATAFDLGGPINKAAGAIAIGLAADHIFPLTPRVLAIVIPPIGLGLATILDKYVVGRRVFDENLRIAGNTSLLLGFIAISEGAIPFMLRNPLITIPINIIGAILGACTAVYLGAVQWLPLPAFWGWPLVDNLWAYLVGLAVGTLFIAFANIFIRFALLKKSEQSQ; translated from the coding sequence GTGGAACTAAAAACGATGACAAAAGAGGAATTGATTCTTTTTGATATCGATCTCTCGCGTAAAGAAGAAGTGATACGTACCTTGGTTGACGCTCTTTTTGAAAGCGGTATCTTATCATCAAAAGAGGCATTTTTTCAAGCGGTGATGAAGAGAGAAAATGTTTCTCCGACAGGTTTAGAACGGGGATTGGCGATCCCGCACGGAAAATCGAGCGCGGTCAAGAAAGCGGCGTTTGCCGTTGCGCGTTTAGCCAAACCAGTAGAAGATTGGGAAAGTATTGATCCGAACAATAAAGTAAGGCTTGTCTTTTTACTCGCCATTCCAGAAACGGAAGCGGGAACGACACATTTAAATGTGTTGTCCGAATTAAGCTTGCGCCTTATGGATGCGAATTATTTAGATCGATTGATGAAGGCGAAAACCGCGAAAGAATTTATGGAAGCGTTAGATCAAGCGAAACAGCCTTCCGCGCGTGACGATGCGGCCTATGAAAAAACGGTGTTGGCCGTAACGGCTTGTGCGACAGGTATCGCCCATACGTACATGGCCGCGGAAGCATTGGAAAAGGCGGGGCGTGAGCTAGGAATTCGCGTATTAACGGAAAAGCAAGGGGCCAACGGAATTCAAGACGAGTTTACAGCAGACATCATCGAAAAAGCCGACGGGGTTATTTTCGCAACCGATGTCGCGCCGAAAAAGGTCGGGCGTTTTGCGGGAAAACCGTACGTACAGACGAGGGTAGCAGATCCGTTAAAAAACGCCAAAGGGTTAATTGAAAAAGTTCTTCACCAGCCGGATGGGGTGGTAGAAGCGCAGAGCGATGAAGTGATGCAAACAGGTGGCGACAAAAAAGGCGGAATTTGGCCAGAGATGGCTCAAGCTGTTCTTACGGGAATTTCCTACATGATTCCTGTCATCGTCGCTGCCGGGCTGATGATGGGGAGTGCGAAGCTTGGGGCTATGCCGTTCGGTTTAGTGAACGAAATTGGCGATGTCAAATACGCTACACATTCGAACGAGTTGCTTGTCATTCTCCACCATTTAGATCAGTTCGGTGGCATGATTTTTAAATTTATGTATCCTGTGTTTGCCGCTTTTGTTGCGTATGCGATCGCTGACCGTGTTGGTCTTGTTTCAGGATTTATCGGCGGTGCGTTCGCCGCTGGGCTGCATTATACGTTTTGGGGCATTGAAAACGGGGTGCCTTCCGGGTTTTTCGGTGCGTTAATTCTTGGGCTAGTTGCTGGTTATATTTCGAGATTTTTAAATGAACACATTAAGTTAAGCAAAAACTTCCAGGCAATGAAACCGATGCTCATTATTCCGGCGATCAGCGTGTTAGCTATCTTTTTCTTAAACTTTTACGTTGTTGATCCTGTTTTCGGCGGTTTGAATGAATTGCTTCGCAACTTAATTGAATCGGCACAAGATTCGGGTGAGCTCATTCTTTCAGCGATCATAGCGGCGGCAACCGCTTTTGATTTGGGCGGACCGATCAACAAAGCAGCAGGGGCGATTGCGATTGGATTGGCGGCCGATCACATTTTCCCGCTAACACCGCGCGTTTTGGCGATCGTCATTCCGCCAATCGGTTTAGGGTTGGCGACGATTCTTGATAAATATGTTGTTGGAAGACGGGTGTTTGATGAAAACTTACGCATTGCGGGGAACACGTCCTTGCTTCTAGGCTTTATCGCCATTAGTGAAGGCGCGATCCCATTTATGCTGCGCAACCCACTTATTACGATTCCGATTAATATAATCGGTGCGATTTTAGGGGCATGTACAGCGGTATATTTGGGCGCGGTTCAATGGCTTCCGCTTCCTGCGTTTTGGGGATGGCCGCTCGTCGACAACTTATGGGCATATTTAGTCGGTTTGGCCGTCGGCACGTTGTTTATCGCGTTTGCGAACATTTTCATCCGCTTCGCTTTACTGAAAAAAAGCGAACAATCGCAATAA
- a CDS encoding MurR/RpiR family transcriptional regulator, protein MGKIIDRFSKYIGNLTYAEKHVLYYIEEHLEEAKQQSLTTMAEKNNVSTATIVRMCHKLGLEGFSELKYILKTIDSQLIPREEDTIARYKADLNETLRSLERKNLEEISEKLLQANRVLIVAVGLSKMIGEYFSKLLMQVNKPSTYVYESHIIDLLPNMIQPKDFIVFISSSGETKTIIQAAEKIRFKNVETLAITNNADSTLTRLARQSMSAHIQHAQFAGYDVSARSSLVVLIDILFEFFIKKYVKIEGKNKK, encoded by the coding sequence ATGGGGAAAATCATCGATCGATTTTCTAAATATATTGGAAATTTAACGTACGCAGAAAAACATGTTTTATATTACATTGAAGAGCATCTAGAAGAAGCGAAGCAGCAATCGCTCACCACAATGGCAGAGAAAAACAACGTCAGCACAGCAACGATCGTCCGAATGTGCCATAAGCTCGGACTTGAAGGATTTTCCGAGCTGAAATATATATTAAAAACGATCGACAGCCAGCTCATTCCCCGCGAAGAAGATACAATTGCGCGGTACAAAGCGGATTTGAACGAAACACTCCGTTCCTTAGAACGAAAAAACTTAGAAGAAATTAGTGAAAAGCTGTTACAAGCCAACCGCGTATTAATCGTCGCCGTCGGCTTGTCGAAAATGATCGGAGAATATTTCAGCAAACTTCTCATGCAAGTGAACAAACCGAGCACGTATGTGTATGAATCCCACATCATCGACTTATTGCCGAACATGATTCAGCCAAAAGACTTCATCGTCTTTATCTCCTCAAGTGGAGAGACAAAAACGATCATACAAGCTGCAGAAAAAATCCGCTTTAAAAACGTAGAAACACTCGCCATCACGAATAACGCTGACAGTACGCTCACCAGACTGGCGCGCCAAAGCATGAGCGCTCATATACAACACGCCCAATTCGCTGGCTATGACGTATCCGCCCGCTCCTCGCTCGTCGTTCTGATCGATATTTTATTTGAGTTTTTTATAAAAAAATATGTAAAAATAGAAGGGAAAAATAAAAAATAA
- the brnQ gene encoding branched-chain amino acid transport system II carrier protein, with protein sequence MKRKDIFFTGLMLFALFFGAGNLIFPPYLGMEAGKAVWPAIFGFVVTGVSLPILSVAAIALTKGGVQSIGNYVHPLFSLCFSITVYLAIGPFFGIPRGASVTYEMGIKPFFNGNGSALSLLLFTVIFFAMVYWLSLNPSKLVDRIGEILTPILLLSIAVLCVTGIIQLQNPLQAPTEKYASAPFFKGFMEGYLTMDTIAALAFGIVVVNALKDRGVHQQSAMVKATIQAGLIAGTGLALVYIATALLGARMSLNGPFANGGDLLSNAAALLFGSGGKLLLGIIVALACLTTCIGLTAACAQYFHEITPNISYKAYVTIITIFSLVVSNLGLNQLISLSVPVLTMIYPLAIVLVVMSFFHRFYKGSAKTYGMALLFTAVFSVYDGLNAFGVGTEWLEPLLSWVPFFSVGLGWVVPAIIGAIIGFVLDNIALKQHKTA encoded by the coding sequence ATGAAGCGAAAAGATATTTTCTTTACGGGATTAATGCTTTTTGCCTTATTTTTCGGGGCAGGGAACTTAATTTTTCCGCCGTATCTTGGCATGGAAGCGGGGAAGGCGGTTTGGCCGGCGATTTTTGGGTTTGTCGTCACAGGGGTGAGCTTGCCCATTTTGTCTGTTGCCGCTATTGCGCTCACCAAAGGTGGAGTTCAATCGATTGGCAATTATGTTCATCCTCTCTTTAGTTTATGCTTTTCCATTACGGTCTATTTGGCGATTGGCCCGTTTTTCGGCATTCCGCGAGGGGCGAGCGTCACTTATGAAATGGGAATCAAGCCGTTTTTCAACGGGAATGGCAGCGCGCTTTCGCTGTTGCTATTTACTGTTATCTTTTTCGCAATGGTTTATTGGCTAAGCTTAAATCCGTCGAAGCTGGTCGACCGCATCGGGGAAATATTGACGCCGATTTTGCTTCTTTCCATTGCCGTTCTTTGCGTCACAGGAATCATCCAGTTGCAAAATCCGCTGCAAGCACCGACGGAAAAGTATGCTTCCGCTCCGTTTTTTAAAGGATTTATGGAAGGATATTTAACGATGGATACGATCGCGGCGCTCGCGTTTGGGATTGTCGTTGTGAACGCCCTGAAAGATAGAGGCGTGCATCAGCAATCGGCAATGGTAAAAGCGACTATTCAAGCGGGGTTAATCGCCGGAACGGGTTTGGCGTTAGTTTATATCGCGACGGCGTTACTTGGGGCGAGAATGTCTTTAAACGGCCCATTTGCCAACGGCGGGGATTTATTATCGAACGCGGCTGCGCTTTTATTTGGCAGCGGCGGGAAGCTATTGCTTGGCATCATTGTCGCTTTAGCGTGTTTAACAACCTGCATCGGGTTAACTGCGGCGTGCGCGCAATATTTTCATGAAATTACTCCAAACATATCATACAAAGCATATGTGACGATTATTACAATTTTTAGCTTGGTCGTTTCTAATTTAGGATTGAATCAGCTGATTTCGCTGTCCGTCCCAGTGTTAACGATGATTTATCCATTAGCGATTGTGCTTGTCGTTATGTCGTTTTTCCATCGCTTTTATAAAGGTTCGGCGAAAACGTATGGGATGGCCTTGCTGTTTACCGCCGTGTTCAGCGTATATGATGGTTTGAACGCGTTTGGCGTGGGGACCGAGTGGCTCGAGCCGTTGTTATCCTGGGTGCCGTTTTTCTCGGTTGGATTGGGCTGGGTAGTCCCTGCCATCATCGGGGCCATCATCGGTTTTGTGTTGGACAATATCGCCTTGAAGCAGCATAAGACGGCGTAA